The sequence ATTCTGGTTCCATGTGGATGTGAACGTTACGGATTCTATTTTTCAGTATATGTTATTAATTTTATTTGTTGGAATGTCATCCAGTTAACTGATGAGCTGCAAAAAGTGGATGAAAAGCTCAAGGCCACTGAAGTTCTTCTGGAAAACAGAGTATGATGCATTATTTTATATTCCTAATTGAAAGTTATCTGACATGTCTGGTGGTGGGTAGGTTCTAATCACATTCCTTTGTACATTTTGTAGAATCTCGAGATTAAGAAGATAAATGATGAGAAGAAGGCAGCTCTAGCTGCACAGTTTGCAGCAGAAGCCACGCTTCGAAGAGTTCATGCTGCACAGAAGGACGATGACATGCCTCCAATTGAAGCCATCATCACTCCACTAGAGGCCGAACTAAAGCTGGCTCGGTTGGAGGTATGGTACCTGTAGCACAACCAGTTCTTTGTTGTAGTCGAGAGTCCATTTACTATCGGTCTCTCGTACTCTAGTGCATCTGCCCTTGCATGAGTGTGGAATTATCTTTAGAACTTCATAAAAATTGAGGACATTTTGAtcaattttgggattttttttaattcatacaGAGTATTCTAGTAGGGGTGCAATAGTGCAACTTGGGCGGTTTGGGCCAGGTTGGGGGTCAGCCTGAGCCTGACCTgatctcaagaggacccaacccaaattccatTACGAGgtgcctaaacccaaacccaacctaatgCCTCTATACCCAACCCCACCCAAATGCATGTGATTATTCCCCACCCAACTTAACCTGACCTGAATTTGCTTAACTGAACCTAACCCGatttgaaattgggttgggtttttccaacctgaacccaacccacgGAACTTGATAACCTGGCCTGAAGTCAGGTTGtggttgacccaaacccaagtttCAGCCCTCTATTCAACAGCTGTTAGGATGTGTtgagttgtgttcttatgcattTGAGAATTGTGGTTTTGTTCTTTTTAGGCAGCAAGGTTACAGGATGATAACAGAGCACTCGATCGCCTCACCAAGTCAAAAGAGGCTGCTTTACTGGAAGCAGAGAGAACCGTTGAGATAGCTTTGGCAAAAGCTTCCATGGTTGATGATTTGCAAAACAAGAACCAAGAGCTaatgaagcagatcgaaataTGCCAGGTACATCGTCTAGTTCTTTTTCTATTATTGAACTTTTATATAGTCTGCCATCAACAGTTTTGGGTCTTTGAGGACTCCTtttgtaaattacacaaatgatTCAGTGCATTATCAATGTCTTGTTGCTTTCCTGCCTTTCAGGAGGAGAACAAGATTCTGGACAAGTTGCACAGGCAAAAGGTTGCAGAGGTTGAGAAGCTAAGCCAAACTGTACGTGAGCTTGAGGAAGCTGTTCTTTCTGGTGGTGCTGCTGCAAATGCCGTGCGTGATTACCAGCGGAAAGTACAGGAGATGAATGTAGTGTTTCTTACCTTatactttttattattatttgagtgTCTGATAGACTTGCTGATTCTTCAAAGGTTCGATTTTTAAACTTAAAATGCTTGTGCAGGAGGAGCGGAAAACCCTTGATCGAGAGCTAGCTCGTGCGAAGGTCACTGCAAATCGAGTTGCAGTCGTAGTTGCAAACGAATGGAAAGATGCCAATGACAAAGTAATGCCTGTCAGGCAATGGCTTGAAGATAGAAGATTTCTACAGGCATGTCACAGGTTTCCGTTTTGACGACCTTCTTTACTCCTCTTTTCGATGTAGCGTTTCTCATTAAAGTTTCATGCATTTTTTATAGGGAGAGATGCAGCAGCTTCGAGATAAACTAGCTGTAGCAGAACGTACTGCAAAATCAGAAGCCCAGCTGAAAGTGAGAGAATTCTCCTTTGTAATTCTTTTCCCATGCAATAGTAGTTTAATTTTCAAGCTTCTGCTAAACGGATTGCATCATTTCTTGGGTTGCATGTTTAGGAGAAGTTCCAATTACGGCTCAAAGTTCTGGAAGAAAGGCTAAAAGCATCACCAAATGTCAACAGTCGCACTATTTCAGAGGGAAGAAGCATAAGCAATGGCCGTTCACGCCGCCAGTCTCTTGGCGGGGCAGAAAACTTGCCGAGGTCGTCATCTTCTAATGGCTTTTCATCGAGGAAAACATCGAGTTCACCATTCAGGTCTGCTCCTTCCAACAGTGCCACCGCATTGTTGAAACTTGCCAAGGGTTCGTCGAGATCGTTTGACGGTGGCAGTAGATCATTCGACAGGAATAAGCCCTGCGCAAATGGAGTGGGGCCCAGTGCTTCGCATGGTGAAAGTGATGATGGGATAAAGAACAATGAGACAAATGGTATGTGTAAGGAGACCTCAGAGGGGAAACCAAGTGGAAATAGGAAAGGGGATCCTGAGGACTATGTGCCAGGATTGTTCTATGATATGTTGCAGAAGGAGGTTGTCACTTTAAGAAAAGCTTGCCACGAGAAGGATCAAAGCCTGAAGGACAAGGACGATGCCATTGAGGTTAGTTGTTCTTGCTCTCTATTGAAAGAAATTATGGGACCCTGGTGCATCGGGACGTGAACTGTATTCTAAAGCATGCATATCATACAAGCGGGCGCCATGGTTCAACAATCCAGATTGTTCAAATGGTGGACCCCGCAATAATGTTCCAAACTGTAAGATCCCAACTACCTAACAAAATTTCACTTCCTTTCCCAGACCATTGCtgcattttttttccctcttaccATCTATTTGTACGCAATCAattgaaagttcagatttttcaATCTGGGAGATTATTCCAGCGTTCCTGGTTCACGGTGGGATGCATAAGATCAACAGCTTCGATTTGTAAACTTTGGGCCCTCTTGGATGGGAACAGCACATCAAGATTGATGCATCGGGACCAATAATTCCTTCTATATTGTATACTTTCAAAAcggaggtctcaagtccaacctgtTGGACTTGGACCACAAGTTATGTTCCAaccagtggataacttccaacctattaagggaatgcaacatccaacccttccaataggttggccccatcacGTGGATCGACTAATGCAAAAATCATTcccatctactcatcaggtgggccgtacaATAGAAAACAattatagccattgataaatagcaaaatacaagtgtgcTCTACTTAATGAGTGtatttggctgatttttgcaaAAGGTAATCCTGATGGTGGGTCCAACCaattggacagattggatgttgctcacacatgaaaggttggaagttatctgttAGGTGGACCGTAATGGTGGCCAAACCAGTTGGACTTGGGACCTTTGAAATTTGAGTGATTCATTTCTACTTTTAAATCTGACACCATTTCTAATTGTGATGTTAACTTGAATTTTGATTAGATGTTAGCGAAGAAAGTCGACACTTTGAATAAAGCCATGGAGGTTGAGGCAAAGAAGATGCGGAGGGAAGTAGCTGTCATGGAAAAGGAAGTGGCCGCGATGCGCGTTGACAAGGTGCATGAGTTGAGGGCACGTCGTCTCACAGCTTCCAAAGGCCCTGTAAATGGTTCTCAGTTACTTTCTGGAAGGTAATGTTGTCTGCCTTTATCACAAATTGAATTTACAGGGTCCTGAGCCTCAACAAATGTACAGTTTGCTGAGGCTCCCAATCAAAGTACATTTCTGGACCGATCTTGGATAATTTTGGGTATTGTCCATCCTCTGTGTGGCCCGTCGGTTGAATGATCTGATTGCTataggtgtgtttggttgcaccaaacttggtgatatttcatgattaatcagacgaatttggtgcaaaaatcatgatgtttggtgcaaccaaacacaccataAATCATGGGCACCACACCACGTATGAGGAATTGTGGGTCTTTGCAGAGTGTAAATTTGCTGGGGCTCAGGACCAcgaaatcttctttttctttcttttttggtgctattgtgtggtccacatctTCAAATGAATATGGCATGATACTGTGGGCTTCAGCCTACCGAAAAACGGATGTTTGCTAATCCTACGTGACCGCACACTGGTGAACAAGGAGTGGAGTTGCTCATTTTGGTGGTCCCCACCACAGATGTGGCctagtccaaaaatcagattgattgaaggACAATCTTGAGTGCTAGCTTGTACATTCTGCAACCGTTGGGTTGGTTCCTTTTTATagtatttaaaataaatatttttttaaaaaagaactcCATTTCTTTCCTCTACTAAGCAGTCCGGGCATCCTGTTTTCGGATCACAtcacatccatgtggggcccacctgttcaCGTGTGCAGCATGCAGAGACTGAGCACCCCAGCTGATAAGAAAATATGGCTTGAGTTTTGGTTCTCATCGTTTTCTTAGGGAGTGGACCTAAGCAGTGGTCCAAACAAGATAACACCATGGCCACCCTCAATCAATTTGGAAAATCCCACCAAAGCAGTGGTCCAAATAAAGATAACATCATGACCACCCTCAGTCAATTTGGAAAATCCCaccaaactagaaatttagagtATACGGAACCTAGAAAAGAGACCAACATTCCCACCCCGTTCACCACGCCATCCTGCACGTACTGATATTGGTATGCTCTACCAACCAACACAAGGGAAGAAACAGAACATTCGGCCCCCCGCTATTTTCTGCCGCCCTTCAGACTCTGTCCAAAATGAGCCCTTTTTTCGTGATCCACAGAAAACGGCTTTCTGTTAGCCGCTTCCACCTTCTATTGGTTGTTGCTTTTTTAAGCTgacaaagaaaagaacaaaacatCGTTTTCTTTTTGTGCTTCTTTTTCACCTGTGTTTTTTACTGTTGAGTAACCACTAACCAAGTCATGCTTTTCCAAGATCAAGTTACAACAAAAGAGAGAAACGGAAAGATTGTCATCTACCCCTGGGTGGTTACTTGAGAAATAAGATCAGTATCATTCTTGGGGTGTGATTTGTAGGAATCATCAGGTCATAAATGCGTTGATCCATCTCCACCCTAGATGGGAGATTCCCCAGTGATATTCCTTATTTGAATATATCCCAACCCTTGGATCAATGGCTATAAATGGATGGTCATTTAAGCAAAGGACTACAATGAGGGCTAGAAAGTAGACCCAAGATTGAATAGTCATTTTAGATAGTGAAACCATAGATTAAGAACCCGACGAACCTGGATGTTGGGTCGGGTGGACTCAAAAGACTCATtcgactcaatatttaataattaaactacAAAGAATATTTGTATAATAAAATAGGTCTTGTTCCCTAGATATGGAGCCCATGGTTGGTCtatctaagccattgatctgacGACCCCATCATGTATCCTagccaaattggaagatcctggccATCTAATATTTGGTCTTTCCTTCATTGAATGTGATTTGTTTGGCCTTTCTACCGTGTATTTGTATGCCAGCAATGGGAATGGGACCTCCATGATGGAGGCGTCAGATCATTGGCTTGGATAGTCCAGCCACGGTCCCCACATCTACAAAACTAAGTTCCAAACAGGGAACTTCCTGTTAGGTACTTGACccataaaaatatatatgaataGCATTAGCATAGAAATCTGCTGACTAAACACAACTACATTGCATGGCTTGACACAGCTGTCAGCATGCAGGCTCGACAAGTCGGAACACAGTCAAGCTCGCAGTAGGCTTGATTTCCCATTGAGTCGTGCCATGGAGTTCTAGAACTATGATAGAAGCTAGAGAAATGTAacgtgaaaaaaaataattaaaaaatctaATGATTTGAACTTAATGCAGGAACGTACGGAATCGATGATGATCAGTTGTTTCAATTAGTAGGGTTTATCAATATATGGACGGGATTGTTTCAAGGTTGGCACGGGTAAATGCGTCGGGTTGCATCTTGTCTTTCGTCTCTCGGTTTTCTTGTTTTGGGGGTGTCATTTCCGAAGGACGCCATTACCGGCGGGCCAGCCCAAATGTAAAGATCTAACGCTGTGTATGTATGGCTATTATCATGGttgtgtatattttttttccttttgtaatAATAAGTTTGGGGTAGTTCCGATTCTTGCATTCTCCGGTTCATTGCAATCTtaaaccgtggggcccacacttgGTGGGTTCATGTCTAGATATATAGTTCGATGATTGGAGCCGCCCATGCAGTGGTTCCTGCCGTAAAAAGATCAGTAAGAAATTCAAGCTGAAGTAATGGTTTTTGGACTTGGATTTGTGTTGCTGCTGAATGGGTCAGCGATGCGtgtggaaaaatgaaaatagatttagggcctgtttggatttgtggaCAAATATTTTGAGAAATTGTTTTTCTCGGAAACAGTATGAAGTGGTGGGAAAGAAAAGCCGTTTTCCCGATTGAGTGTTTttcattttcttaataaaattctTCACTTCCAAATTTGTTGgttgggagaaagaagaaaaaaaaataattaacttGGAAACAGATGACACGTGCATTGAAGATGGATTGTGGAATGTGTCAGTGTCACATCGTTACACGTGAGACATTGGCACGTGTGCGGTTACTTGAAAATGGAAGGCGGCACATGTTGAACATGTGATCTGGTCTGTCGGCATGTGTGGTGTGCTTAAAAATGGACGGCGGTACTAGTGAAGCATGGTGGTATGATGGCACGTGTGGGGTATTGAAGATGAAggtggcacatgttgcacatgtgatATACTGGAGCATGGACTACTTTTAGATGGTTGTGTATAGCATCTGTACGGtgctttaaaatggtggtgattaatCATTAATGTGCCagaaaggttttggatcaagctcatatttgttttaTGCGTTCAcgcaggtttatgtgaccttatcaacaggttgggtggtaaataaacattaggaAAACAGGTTGGTCGgaagatttttaatggtaggacgttcaatcaccactgttcctataatatggtccacctgagatttggatcttcttaaaatttttcgacttatgccctaaaatgatatatcaaaatggatggacggcatgatatggaatacatacatcaatgtggggccacgGTAAGGatcgcacctaatctgctccctaagATTCATGTTAACACGTGGGCATAAGAGGATGATCAGTAGGACATGTTGCACATCACAGTAGGGCATAAGAAGATGATCGGTGGCACGTGTTGCACTTCAGAGGGGCGTAAGAAGATGATCAGTGGCACGTGGTGGATGTAAAGGCTTAAAAGATGGATGAGGGCTGGGGCGCATGGCACATTGACACGTGTGAGGCATTTAAAGATGGACAGTTACACATGGCTATGGCACATGTGACTGTCATGTGGGTACTTTTATAAAGAGACTTTTCCTATTCAACGAATTCATACGGGCCTTGTCCTAATTAGGGGTGTCAAAGGACCTGGCTTGGGCctgtaaaattaaaattttgaataggcccggcctgaaatagtttaaaattCGGGCCAAGACCAACACCGGGCtaggcccgttgacagccctagccCTAGCTGGGAAAAACCTAGGAATGTGACTCACTTAGATAATAGCaggagcggattaagtgagaccccggatccactgagatgacccttgactgtggggcccaacgtgatgtatctgactaaatccatgccgtccatccttattGGAAGCtctttttagggtatgatccaaaagatgaagcagatccaaatcgcagatggaccatagtacaggaaacagtgataattgaccgttaaaaacttcttgtgggccacgaaagCTTTGGATCGACACGATATTTCtgcggtctcttcatctaggactttgtgaccttatcaataggttggatggaaaacaaacattccagtggaatccattaagtttttaatggtggggattcaatcacgactgtttcctgttgtgtggtccacctaagatttgactCGGCTTCATTTTATGGATCATAGCCTaaattgagctttcaaaatggttggatggcgtggatttacgtcacatacatcactgtgagccccacagtcaggggtccctaCCACCTCGGTGGAtaccgggtctcacctaatccgctcccgataATAATCCCCCATTGCCCATTCAGGTATGCAGCAGGCTTGAAATTTCATTGGGAGTGCATTCTGTGACGGTGAgtttgatgaatggttcagattttttGACACGTGGTACATGCACACGCGTGCCAGAGGCTGCTTGTCAATCAACAACTCTATCTGCATTTAAAAAGAAATGGATGAGAgcattgaaaataataataataaaaggaaaaaaagaaaaagagtcacCATACACCTTGATTACTGGGCTATTGCTCATTCAAAATGGTGCCTGAATCATCACCATCCATCTATGCGAGTGGGCCCAAAATAGGCCACATGGCGAAATGATTTCTTGTTATATGGTCTTTTGGGGCAGTCACTAGCATTTTCAATGAACCGCCGTACCTGAGCTTGTTTGCTTGGGCCGTTCTAGTTGACTTTTAGTCCTACCAAATAATTGGCCACTGCCAAGCCGAGATGGACCAGGCTTTGGTACGGCCCCCAGCAGGACCAATAGGGTCTGTTCTAGCTAGGTTTATGACTCATCCGA is a genomic window of Magnolia sinica isolate HGM2019 chromosome 15, MsV1, whole genome shotgun sequence containing:
- the LOC131226746 gene encoding microtubule-associated protein 70-2-like — its product is MADSSTNNADATTPSPHHPVFTSSSPCDASRPSILLSSASFKGRRKGSSIARAGTSDVDDLMNLLHGSDPVKVELNRLENEVRDKDRELTDAQAEIKALKYSERLREKAVEELTDELQKVDEKLKATEVLLENRNLEIKKINDEKKAALAAQFAAEATLRRVHAAQKDDDMPPIEAIITPLEAELKLARLEAARLQDDNRALDRLTKSKEAALLEAERTVEIALAKASMVDDLQNKNQELMKQIEICQEENKILDKLHRQKVAEVEKLSQTVRELEEAVLSGGAAANAVRDYQRKVQEMNEERKTLDRELARAKVTANRVAVVVANEWKDANDKVMPVRQWLEDRRFLQGEMQQLRDKLAVAERTAKSEAQLKEKFQLRLKVLEERLKASPNVNSRTISEGRSISNGRSRRQSLGGAENLPRSSSSNGFSSRKTSSSPFRSAPSNSATALLKLAKGSSRSFDGGSRSFDRNKPCANGVGPSASHGESDDGIKNNETNGMCKETSEGKPSGNRKGDPEDYVPGLFYDMLQKEVVTLRKACHEKDQSLKDKDDAIEMLAKKVDTLNKAMEVEAKKMRREVAVMEKEVAAMRVDKVHELRARRLTASKGPVNGSQLLSGRNVRNR